Proteins co-encoded in one Marinobacter qingdaonensis genomic window:
- a CDS encoding LPP20 family lipoprotein encodes MNFRWVAMPLLAMMLAACAAHQGQDTQEDAPEPIIVRVSGFGTYEDVAVDRNNPRKRLLARRASQLDAYRNLAERVYGTVIFGSSTVNDFVLRNDMFRAYVDSYIRGAEKLAVTEHRDGVIETVLELKLEPQFQACAAEVADELVRDKCPIPMPLGNDRIGDVQSRSADSLYYLN; translated from the coding sequence ATGAATTTTCGCTGGGTCGCCATGCCCCTACTTGCCATGATGCTGGCCGCCTGTGCGGCGCACCAGGGCCAGGACACGCAGGAAGACGCGCCGGAGCCGATCATCGTACGGGTCAGTGGCTTTGGCACCTACGAGGACGTCGCTGTCGACCGGAACAACCCACGCAAGCGCCTGCTGGCGCGGCGGGCATCGCAGCTGGATGCCTACCGGAACCTGGCCGAGCGGGTCTATGGCACGGTGATTTTTGGCAGCTCTACGGTCAACGACTTCGTGCTGCGCAATGACATGTTCCGGGCCTATGTCGACAGCTACATCCGCGGCGCCGAAAAGCTGGCGGTTACCGAACATAGGGATGGCGTCATCGAGACCGTGCTGGAGCTCAAGCTGGAACCCCAGTTCCAGGCGTGTGCGGCGGAGGTGGCCGATGAGCTGGTGCGGGACAAGTGCCCGATCCCCATGCCGCTCGGCAACGATCGCATCGGCGATGTCCAGAGCCGGAGCGCAGACTCCCTGTATTACCTGAATTGA
- a CDS encoding flagellar assembly protein T N-terminal domain-containing protein translates to MLARRILLVLLTALAGTAQALVMEGVGHGTIHNEDIAAARTEARQAALRDLALRYEARVSTRETVKNGVITESHTQVETTGQARNIRVVDEQRRGNLLRLTVQAEMVERAKGAASCGAGEASRLRKRVAITGFPVLYPDQAQFGRIDDAGEILPQQLQARLREGGRLQVFGATTNSLFSDLLNAPTAQRGDNRLTNVLQVARELGVQFVVTGVIRDLGVADPSAWGTSVLDRMQRGLGTADQNRRFAMDLMVYDGFSGSPVFQQRFATTAKWDADPGAADGFGSGGFQNTAYGQAVDGLIGEMVDAVNGALACQPFMTRITRVDGNRVTLESGATAGLRPGDELHLYRSARYFDSLAGTPELTDAGLAVTLNNVHPDFSNGRMGSVGAQVNIQRDDIAIIW, encoded by the coding sequence ATGCTAGCTAGACGCATTCTGCTGGTGCTTTTAACGGCGTTGGCCGGCACTGCCCAGGCCCTGGTGATGGAGGGGGTCGGGCACGGCACCATTCACAACGAGGACATCGCCGCCGCCCGCACCGAGGCGCGCCAGGCCGCGCTCCGGGATCTGGCGCTGCGCTATGAGGCGCGGGTGAGCACCCGGGAAACCGTGAAGAACGGGGTCATCACCGAGTCCCACACCCAGGTCGAGACCACCGGCCAGGCCCGTAACATCCGGGTTGTCGACGAACAGCGTCGGGGCAACCTGCTCCGGCTGACCGTGCAGGCCGAGATGGTCGAGCGTGCCAAGGGGGCCGCCAGTTGCGGGGCCGGCGAGGCGTCCCGGCTCAGAAAGCGGGTGGCGATCACCGGGTTCCCGGTGCTCTATCCGGATCAGGCCCAGTTCGGTCGCATCGACGACGCCGGCGAGATCTTGCCGCAACAACTGCAGGCCCGGTTGCGTGAGGGAGGTCGGCTGCAGGTATTCGGCGCCACCACCAACAGCCTGTTCAGCGACCTGCTCAACGCGCCCACCGCGCAGCGGGGCGACAATCGCTTGACCAACGTCCTGCAGGTGGCCCGGGAACTGGGCGTGCAGTTTGTGGTGACCGGCGTGATCCGGGATCTGGGGGTGGCTGATCCCTCGGCCTGGGGCACCTCGGTGCTGGACCGGATGCAGCGGGGTCTCGGGACCGCGGACCAGAACCGCCGGTTCGCCATGGACCTGATGGTGTACGACGGTTTCAGTGGATCCCCGGTATTCCAGCAGCGTTTCGCGACCACGGCCAAGTGGGACGCCGATCCGGGCGCCGCCGACGGTTTCGGCTCCGGCGGCTTCCAGAACACGGCCTACGGCCAGGCGGTGGATGGTCTGATCGGAGAGATGGTCGACGCCGTCAATGGCGCACTCGCATGCCAGCCCTTCATGACCCGGATTACCCGGGTGGATGGCAACCGGGTCACGCTCGAGTCCGGCGCCACCGCGGGCCTGCGGCCCGGGGATGAACTGCACCTGTACCGCAGTGCCCGCTATTTCGATTCCCTGGCGGGGACCCCCGAGCTCACCGATGCAGGCCTGGCGGTAACTCTGAACAACGTGCATCCGGATTTCAGCAACGGACGCATGGGCTCGGTTGGCGCCCAGGTCAATATTCAGCGGGATGATATCGCCATCATCTGGTGA
- a CDS encoding SufE family protein translates to MTATEQDFKNNPLGSETKLEDVTDAFEFLDDWEERYAYIIDLGKQLPSFPDDARVEENYVHGCQSQVWLIHHYDEDNGKLYLMIDSDAMIVRGLAAIILVALNGKTPRDLLTTDIDELFESLDLFRHISPTRGNGLRAMVGKIRDIAAAEAA, encoded by the coding sequence ATGACCGCCACCGAACAGGACTTCAAGAACAACCCGCTCGGTTCCGAGACCAAGCTGGAGGACGTCACCGACGCCTTCGAATTCCTGGACGACTGGGAAGAGCGCTACGCCTACATCATCGACCTGGGCAAGCAGCTGCCCAGCTTTCCCGATGACGCCCGGGTGGAAGAGAATTACGTGCATGGCTGCCAGAGCCAGGTGTGGCTGATCCATCACTACGACGAGGACAACGGCAAGCTCTACCTGATGATCGACTCCGACGCGATGATCGTCCGGGGCCTGGCCGCCATCATTCTGGTGGCGCTGAATGGCAAGACGCCCCGGGACCTGCTCACCACCGACATCGATGAGCTGTTCGAGAGCCTGGACCTGTTCCGCCACATTTCTCCGACCCGCGGCAACGGCCTGCGCGCCATGGTCGGCAAGATCCGCGACATCGCGGCGGCCGAGGCGGCCTGA
- the sufT gene encoding putative Fe-S cluster assembly protein SufT has translation MQEREVVLTKREVEARLVPAGTEIMIPADTFVTITQSLGGTFTVAVNGNLARIEGHDADALGKQPLESSFDTPEDGSVNENQVWEALRNCYDPEIPVNVVDLGLIYECKIENGSDQGNHVYIKMTLTAAGCGMGPVICEDVQRKVEHVPNVDKVTVDLTFDPPWSNDMLTDEAKLELGML, from the coding sequence ATGCAAGAACGGGAAGTGGTCCTGACCAAACGCGAGGTGGAAGCCCGCCTCGTACCCGCCGGCACCGAGATCATGATCCCGGCGGATACCTTTGTGACCATCACACAGTCTCTGGGCGGCACCTTCACCGTCGCCGTGAACGGCAACCTCGCCCGCATTGAAGGCCACGACGCCGATGCCCTGGGCAAGCAGCCGCTGGAGAGCAGCTTCGACACCCCTGAGGACGGCTCGGTCAACGAGAACCAGGTGTGGGAAGCCCTGCGCAACTGTTACGACCCGGAAATCCCGGTGAACGTGGTCGATCTCGGCCTGATCTACGAGTGCAAGATCGAAAACGGCTCCGACCAGGGTAACCACGTGTACATCAAGATGACCCTGACTGCCGCCGGCTGCGGCATGGGCCCGGTCATCTGCGAGGACGTCCAGCGCAAGGTCGAGCACGTGCCCAACGTCGACAAGGTCACGGTCGACCTGACCTTCGATCCGCCCTGGAGCAACGACATGCTCACCGACGAAGCCAAGCTCGAACTGGGGATGCTGTAA
- a CDS encoding HesB/IscA family protein, with translation MTAEVFTPSVAVTMTASAVKHVRKQLDKKPEAKGIRLAIKKSGCSGFKYETQWVETAAEDDRVFHIDGVDVYVKEEHLPLVNGIEIDFVTEGVNSLFQFRNPNATAECGCGESFTVA, from the coding sequence ATGACAGCCGAAGTCTTCACCCCGAGCGTTGCCGTCACCATGACGGCCAGTGCGGTCAAGCACGTACGCAAGCAACTGGACAAGAAGCCGGAGGCCAAGGGCATTCGGCTCGCCATCAAGAAGAGTGGCTGTTCCGGGTTCAAGTACGAGACCCAGTGGGTGGAAACCGCCGCTGAGGATGACCGTGTCTTCCACATCGACGGGGTGGACGTCTACGTCAAAGAGGAGCACCTGCCCCTGGTCAACGGCATCGAGATCGATTTCGTGACCGAGGGTGTGAACTCCCTGTTCCAGTTCCGCAATCCCAACGCCACCGCCGAGTGTGGCTGCGGAGAAAGTTTCACCGTTGCCTGA
- a CDS encoding aminotransferase class V-fold PLP-dependent enzyme, whose protein sequence is MTDLSVANAAQAPAFDVDAVRRDFPILSQQVNGKPLVYLDNGASAQKPIAVLDAMDRYYREMHSNVHRGAHTLGDRATAAFEGARETVRAFLNADSTREIVWTRGTTEAINLVANGLAGRLQPGDEILVSRMEHHANIVPWQMIAERTGAKVVPIQVTPEGELDLDSFHSLLNERTKIFAITHVSNVLGTVNPVKELIDQAKARGALTLVDGAQAVPHYQPDVQALGCDFYAFSSHKLFGPTGIGVLYGKAELLEDMPPYQGGGEMIERVSFERTTWNTLPYKFEAGTPAVAEAVGLGAAIDYLNGQDRRAMEAAEKALLERANQLVETVPGMEIIGTASQKVPVMSFKIAGLHPSDIGTLLDQQGIAIRTGHHCAMPLMDFYGVPGTARASFAFYNTLDEVEQLFAALQKIQRLFA, encoded by the coding sequence ATGACCGATCTGTCCGTGGCCAACGCAGCCCAAGCACCGGCGTTCGATGTCGACGCCGTCCGTCGGGACTTCCCGATACTGTCGCAGCAGGTGAACGGGAAGCCGCTGGTCTATCTGGACAATGGCGCCTCGGCCCAGAAGCCCATTGCCGTGCTGGACGCCATGGATCGGTATTACCGGGAAATGCACTCGAACGTACACCGCGGCGCCCACACCCTGGGCGACCGGGCCACGGCCGCCTTTGAAGGTGCCCGGGAGACCGTGCGCGCGTTCCTGAACGCAGACAGCACCCGGGAAATCGTCTGGACCCGCGGCACCACCGAGGCCATCAACCTGGTGGCCAATGGCCTGGCCGGCCGCCTGCAGCCGGGCGACGAGATCCTGGTCAGCCGGATGGAACACCACGCCAACATCGTGCCCTGGCAGATGATTGCCGAGCGCACCGGAGCCAAGGTGGTGCCGATTCAGGTCACGCCGGAAGGTGAATTGGACCTGGACTCGTTCCACAGCCTGCTGAACGAGCGCACCAAGATCTTCGCGATCACCCACGTCTCCAACGTGCTGGGCACGGTTAACCCGGTCAAGGAGCTGATCGACCAGGCCAAGGCCCGCGGCGCGCTGACCCTGGTGGATGGCGCCCAGGCGGTGCCCCATTACCAGCCCGATGTGCAGGCCCTGGGCTGCGATTTCTACGCCTTCTCTTCCCACAAGCTGTTTGGCCCGACCGGCATTGGCGTGCTCTATGGCAAGGCCGAGCTGCTGGAAGACATGCCCCCGTACCAGGGCGGCGGCGAGATGATCGAACGGGTCTCGTTCGAGCGCACCACCTGGAACACCCTGCCCTACAAGTTTGAGGCCGGCACCCCGGCGGTGGCCGAGGCCGTTGGCCTGGGCGCCGCCATCGACTACCTGAACGGCCAGGACCGTCGGGCGATGGAAGCCGCGGAGAAGGCCTTGCTGGAGCGGGCCAACCAGCTGGTTGAGACAGTGCCGGGCATGGAGATCATCGGTACCGCCAGCCAAAAAGTACCGGTCATGTCCTTTAAAATTGCCGGTCTGCACCCCAGTGATATTGGTACCCTGCTGGACCAGCAGGGTATTGCCATTCGGACCGGCCACCACTGCGCCATGCCGCTGATGGATTTCTATGGAGTTCCCGGTACTGCCCGGGCCTCCTTTGCGTTTTACAATACGCTGGACGAGGTCGAGCAATTGTTTGCCGCCCTGCAGAAGATCCAGCGCCTGTTTGCCTGA
- the sufD gene encoding Fe-S cluster assembly protein SufD has translation MKPAPTLSSAFLHPVGHSLPEPLVALRKQRGSALVDMPLPTRKTENWKYSSKYLKLTDDMAISLPAEGKTGSSLAVPGYKVVFLNGVMIPEASEYPDLDGISIQSFDDLDNDEAADLADRLDNTLDNNAVQMARLNSARFEDGLLIRLKPDAVLDQPLFIVHEVTADASGSAFPRIYVDAGRHSQITLVEEYISSGSESVMVNTVTEFALADGAQVTSIRLNMEGDNVQHIGATGVRQQRSSRFESHSVGFGGPLRRHDLQVRLEGEGAECKLNGVVVTQGKQHYDNHTTIEHVAAHCNSEETYRNIAADQSHAVFNGRIHIHQDAQKSNADMNNKNLLLSNGAEIDTKPELEIYADDVKCAHGATIGQLDETSLFYLVSRGIGRREANVLLTMAFINELVEQIPVEAVRETAQTRLNQFFDQTFEEA, from the coding sequence ATGAAACCAGCACCTACTCTGTCCAGCGCGTTTCTGCATCCGGTTGGCCATTCCCTGCCGGAGCCGCTGGTGGCGCTGCGCAAACAGCGGGGCTCGGCTCTGGTCGACATGCCCTTGCCGACCCGCAAGACCGAAAACTGGAAGTACTCCAGCAAGTACCTGAAGCTGACCGACGACATGGCCATCTCCCTGCCGGCCGAAGGCAAGACCGGCAGCAGCCTGGCGGTGCCGGGTTACAAGGTGGTGTTCCTGAACGGCGTGATGATTCCGGAAGCCAGCGAATACCCGGATCTGGACGGCATCAGCATCCAGAGCTTCGACGATCTGGACAACGATGAGGCTGCCGACCTGGCCGATCGCCTGGACAACACCCTGGACAACAACGCCGTGCAGATGGCGCGCCTGAACTCGGCCCGCTTCGAAGACGGCCTGCTGATCCGCCTGAAGCCGGACGCGGTGCTCGACCAGCCACTATTCATCGTGCACGAGGTGACCGCCGACGCCAGCGGCTCCGCGTTCCCGCGCATCTACGTCGACGCCGGCCGGCACAGCCAGATCACCCTGGTGGAGGAATACATCTCCAGCGGGTCGGAGTCGGTGATGGTCAACACCGTGACCGAATTCGCCCTGGCCGACGGTGCCCAGGTCACCAGCATTCGCCTGAACATGGAGGGCGACAACGTCCAGCACATTGGCGCCACCGGCGTGCGCCAGCAGCGCAGCTCCAGGTTCGAGAGCCACAGCGTAGGCTTTGGCGGCCCGCTGCGTCGGCACGACCTGCAGGTGCGTCTGGAAGGCGAAGGCGCCGAGTGCAAGCTCAATGGCGTGGTGGTTACCCAGGGCAAACAGCACTACGACAACCACACCACCATTGAGCACGTGGCGGCCCACTGCAACAGCGAAGAAACCTATCGCAACATTGCGGCGGATCAGTCCCACGCGGTGTTCAATGGCCGTATTCATATCCACCAGGACGCCCAGAAGTCCAACGCGGATATGAATAACAAGAACCTTTTGCTGTCTAACGGTGCAGAGATCGACACCAAGCCCGAATTGGAGATCTACGCCGATGACGTGAAGTGCGCCCACGGCGCTACCATCGGCCAGTTGGACGAAACCTCCCTGTTCTATCTGGTTTCCAGGGGGATTGGCCGCCGGGAAGCGAACGTACTGCTGACCATGGCCTTCATTAACGAGCTGGTGGAGCAGATCCCGGTCGAGGCCGTCCGCGAGACCGCCCAGACCCGGCTCAACCAGTTCTTTGACCAGACCTTTGAGGAGGCATAA
- the sufC gene encoding Fe-S cluster assembly ATPase SufC, with amino-acid sequence MLSIKNLHASVEDKEILKGINLEIKPGEVHAIMGPNGSGKSTLSQVLAGNEAFEVTSGEVTLNGENLLDLETEERAREGIFLAFQYPVEIPGVSNLQFLRTAVNAMRAHKGEPEMNAAEFMKLAKEVSKQVDLDPSFLKRGVNEGFSGGEKKRNEILQALLLQPKLAILDETDSGLDIDALKVVSDGVNALRSEDRAILMVTHYQRLLNHIVPDYVHVLAGGKIIKSGGRELALELEERGYGWLGIKDEETADSSAN; translated from the coding sequence ATGCTGAGCATCAAAAACCTGCACGCATCCGTTGAGGACAAAGAGATCCTCAAAGGCATTAACCTGGAAATCAAACCCGGGGAAGTTCACGCCATCATGGGCCCGAACGGCTCCGGCAAGAGTACCCTGTCCCAGGTGCTGGCGGGCAACGAAGCATTTGAAGTCACCAGCGGCGAAGTCACCCTGAATGGCGAAAACCTGCTGGACCTGGAAACCGAAGAGCGGGCCCGGGAAGGCATCTTCCTGGCGTTCCAGTACCCGGTGGAAATCCCTGGCGTCAGCAACCTGCAGTTCCTGCGCACTGCAGTAAACGCCATGCGCGCCCACAAGGGTGAGCCAGAAATGAACGCGGCCGAGTTCATGAAGCTGGCCAAGGAAGTGTCCAAGCAGGTCGACCTGGACCCGTCCTTCCTGAAGCGGGGCGTGAACGAGGGTTTCTCCGGTGGCGAGAAAAAGCGGAACGAGATCCTGCAGGCCCTGCTGCTGCAGCCCAAGCTGGCGATCCTGGACGAGACCGACTCCGGCCTGGACATCGACGCCCTGAAAGTGGTGTCCGACGGCGTCAACGCCCTGCGTTCCGAGGACCGCGCCATCCTGATGGTGACCCACTACCAGCGGCTGCTTAACCACATCGTGCCGGACTATGTTCACGTCCTGGCCGGTGGCAAGATCATCAAGTCCGGCGGCCGCGAACTGGCCCTGGAACTGGAAGAGCGCGGCTATGGCTGGTTGGGCATCAAGGACGAAGAAACTGCCGACAGTTCAGCCAACTAA
- the sufB gene encoding Fe-S cluster assembly protein SufB — protein sequence MATTDKEVNELIKREYEHGFVTDIEADTFEPGLNEDVIARLSGIKKEPEWMLEWRLKAYRRWLEMEEPNWAHVGYPKIDYNSISYYSAPKRKEDMPQSLDEVDPELLKTYEKLGIPLHEREKLAGVAVDAVFDSVSVATTFKEPLAKAGVIFCSISEAIRDYPELVQKYLGTVVPHGDNFFAGLNSAVFSDGTFVYVPKGVRCPMELSTYFRINAANTGQFERTLIIADEGSYVSYLEGCTAPMRDENQLHAAVVELVALDDAQIKYSTVQNWYPGDEEGKGGIFNFVTKRGACIGKNSKISWTQVETGSAVTWKYPSCVLRGDNSVGEFYSVALTNNFQQADTGTKMIHLGKNTSSTIISKGISAGKSSNAYRGLVKFGPGAQNARNFTQCDSLLIGDRCGAHTFPYIESKNKSAIVEHEATTSKVSDEQMFLCRQRGIDPEQAVSMIVNGFCKEVFKELPMEFAVEAGKLLEVSLEGSVG from the coding sequence ATGGCGACCACCGATAAAGAGGTGAACGAGCTGATCAAACGGGAATACGAGCACGGTTTCGTGACCGACATCGAAGCCGACACGTTCGAACCCGGCCTGAATGAAGACGTAATCGCCCGCCTGTCCGGTATCAAGAAAGAGCCGGAATGGATGCTGGAATGGCGCCTGAAAGCCTACCGTCGCTGGCTCGAAATGGAGGAGCCGAACTGGGCGCACGTCGGCTATCCGAAGATAGACTACAACTCCATCTCCTACTATTCCGCGCCCAAGCGCAAGGAAGACATGCCCCAGAGCCTGGACGAGGTGGATCCGGAGCTGCTGAAGACCTACGAAAAGCTCGGCATTCCCCTGCACGAGCGGGAAAAGCTGGCCGGGGTAGCGGTCGACGCGGTGTTTGACTCCGTGTCCGTGGCCACCACCTTCAAGGAGCCGCTGGCCAAGGCCGGGGTTATCTTCTGCTCCATTTCCGAAGCCATCCGCGACTACCCGGAGCTGGTCCAGAAATACCTGGGCACTGTGGTTCCTCACGGCGACAATTTCTTCGCCGGCCTGAATTCGGCGGTGTTCTCCGACGGCACCTTTGTGTACGTGCCCAAAGGCGTGCGCTGCCCGATGGAGCTGTCCACCTACTTCCGCATCAACGCCGCCAACACCGGCCAGTTCGAGCGTACCCTGATCATCGCCGACGAGGGCAGCTACGTGAGCTACCTCGAGGGCTGTACCGCGCCGATGCGCGACGAAAACCAGCTGCACGCCGCCGTGGTTGAGCTGGTGGCCCTGGACGACGCCCAGATCAAATACTCCACTGTGCAGAACTGGTATCCGGGCGACGAAGAAGGCAAAGGCGGTATCTTTAACTTCGTCACCAAACGTGGCGCCTGCATCGGCAAGAACTCCAAGATTTCCTGGACCCAGGTCGAAACCGGGTCCGCGGTCACCTGGAAGTACCCGAGCTGCGTGCTGCGGGGCGACAACAGCGTGGGTGAATTCTACTCCGTCGCCCTGACCAACAATTTCCAGCAGGCCGACACCGGCACCAAGATGATCCACCTGGGCAAGAACACCTCCAGCACGATCATCTCCAAGGGCATTTCTGCGGGCAAGAGCTCCAACGCCTACCGCGGCCTGGTCAAGTTCGGCCCCGGTGCCCAGAACGCCCGGAACTTCACCCAGTGCGACTCCCTGCTGATCGGTGACCGCTGCGGCGCCCACACCTTCCCGTACATCGAGAGCAAGAACAAGTCCGCGATCGTGGAACACGAGGCCACCACCTCCAAGGTCAGCGACGAGCAGATGTTCCTGTGCCGTCAGCGTGGTATCGACCCGGAACAGGCGGTGTCAATGATCGTGAACGGCTTCTGCAAGGAAGTGTTCAAGGAGCTGCCGATGGAGTTCGCGGTCGAGGCCGGCAAGTTGCTTGAAGTGAGCCTCGAAGGCTCGGTGGGTTAA
- a CDS encoding helix-turn-helix transcriptional regulator yields the protein MAAEPLKPDAARPTLSARVSLLIRGQLARGRVGVEAVASQLHMSRYTLHKKLRQEGLTFARLLEQVRREQALTYLKDGTKPLVEIAEQLGFSELSAFSRAFKRWMGTSPAEYRSVTFS from the coding sequence ATGGCAGCAGAGCCCCTGAAGCCGGATGCCGCGCGACCGACATTGAGCGCACGGGTAAGTTTGCTGATCCGCGGTCAGCTGGCTCGAGGCCGGGTGGGAGTCGAAGCAGTGGCATCCCAGTTACACATGAGTCGCTACACGCTGCACAAGAAACTGCGGCAGGAGGGGCTGACCTTCGCCCGCTTGCTGGAGCAGGTCCGCCGGGAGCAGGCCTTGACCTACCTGAAGGATGGCACCAAGCCGCTGGTGGAAATTGCCGAGCAGCTTGGTTTTTCCGAACTGAGCGCATTTAGCCGGGCGTTCAAACGCTGGATGGGAACGTCACCGGCTGAATACCGCTCGGTCACATTTTCTTGA
- the fabB gene encoding beta-ketoacyl-ACP synthase I, with protein MRRVVITGMGIVSSLGTNQKEVTQSLRDSRSGIGFSEEARDNGLRSHVCGQINLNLSELIDRKLFRFMCPASGYAYLAAKEAIEQAGLTDEHIRANTTGAIFGTGGASTVELLDAIDTHREKGIRRVGPYRVPRTMGSAINASIATAFGITGVNYGITSACATSAHAIGHAADLIALGRQEIMLAGGGEDIHWSLSLLFDAMGALSTKYNETPELASRTYDADRDGFVISGGGGTLILESLEHAEARGATILAELVGFGATSDGADMVAPSGEGAVRCMQQAMKGLDGEISYINTHGTSTPAGDVTELKALKETFGDKIPPVSSTKPLCGHALGAAGVHEAIYSLIMQREGFIAPSANIQNLDEGAEGYPIVRERMDNQNLDLVMSNSFGFGGTNATLVFKKM; from the coding sequence ATGCGTCGCGTTGTAATTACCGGCATGGGGATTGTCTCCAGCCTGGGCACCAACCAGAAAGAAGTCACCCAGTCCCTGCGGGACTCCCGCTCCGGCATTGGCTTCAGCGAAGAAGCGCGGGACAACGGGCTGCGCAGCCACGTCTGCGGCCAGATCAACCTGAACCTGTCGGAACTGATCGACCGCAAACTGTTCCGCTTCATGTGTCCGGCCTCCGGTTACGCCTATCTGGCGGCCAAGGAAGCCATCGAACAGGCCGGCCTGACCGACGAGCACATCCGTGCCAACACCACGGGCGCCATCTTCGGTACCGGCGGTGCGTCCACGGTGGAACTGCTGGATGCCATCGACACCCACCGGGAAAAAGGCATTCGCCGGGTCGGCCCCTACCGGGTCCCGCGCACCATGGGCAGCGCCATCAACGCGTCCATCGCCACTGCCTTCGGCATTACCGGGGTCAACTACGGCATCACCTCGGCCTGCGCCACCAGCGCCCACGCCATCGGCCACGCCGCCGATCTGATTGCCCTGGGTCGCCAGGAGATCATGCTGGCCGGCGGCGGCGAGGACATCCACTGGAGCCTGAGCCTGCTGTTCGACGCCATGGGCGCCCTGTCCACCAAGTACAACGAGACCCCGGAACTGGCCTCACGCACCTACGATGCCGACCGCGACGGCTTTGTCATCTCCGGCGGTGGCGGCACCCTGATCCTGGAATCGCTGGAGCACGCTGAAGCGCGCGGCGCGACCATTCTGGCGGAACTGGTGGGCTTCGGCGCCACCTCCGACGGTGCCGACATGGTGGCACCCAGCGGTGAGGGCGCGGTTCGCTGCATGCAGCAAGCCATGAAGGGCCTCGACGGCGAGATCAGCTACATCAATACCCACGGCACCAGTACACCGGCCGGGGACGTCACCGAACTCAAGGCCCTGAAGGAAACCTTCGGCGACAAGATCCCACCGGTCAGCTCCACCAAGCCCCTGTGCGGTCACGCCCTGGGCGCGGCGGGTGTGCACGAGGCCATCTACAGCCTGATCATGCAGCGGGAAGGTTTCATTGCACCGTCCGCGAACATCCAGAACCTGGATGAAGGCGCCGAAGGCTACCCGATTGTCCGGGAGCGTATGGACAACCAGAATCTGGATCTGGTGATGAGCAACAGCTTTGGCTTTGGTGGCACCAACGCCACCCTGGTGTTCAAGAAAATGTGA
- the fabA gene encoding bifunctional 3-hydroxydecanoyl-ACP dehydratase/trans-2-decenoyl-ACP isomerase translates to MYPDHFEKEDLIKCGHGKLFPGSMRLPIDEMLMVDRITHVALDDGAYGKGSLVAELDINPDLWFFKVHFVDDPVMPGCLGLDAMWQLVGFFLAWNGGEGKGRALGAGEVKFFGQVLPTAKKVTYRLDIKRLINRKLTMAIADGSMEVDGREIYTAKDLRVGMFSSTDDF, encoded by the coding sequence ATGTACCCAGATCATTTTGAAAAAGAAGACCTGATCAAATGCGGGCATGGCAAGCTCTTCCCCGGTTCCATGCGCCTGCCCATTGATGAAATGCTGATGGTCGACCGCATCACCCACGTTGCGCTCGACGACGGCGCCTACGGCAAGGGCAGCCTGGTGGCCGAGCTGGATATCAACCCCGATCTGTGGTTCTTCAAGGTTCACTTTGTCGACGATCCGGTCATGCCGGGCTGCCTGGGGCTCGACGCCATGTGGCAGCTGGTGGGCTTCTTCCTGGCCTGGAACGGTGGCGAAGGCAAGGGCCGCGCCCTGGGCGCTGGCGAGGTGAAGTTCTTCGGCCAGGTACTGCCCACGGCAAAGAAAGTGACCTACCGGCTGGACATCAAGAGACTGATCAATCGCAAACTGACCATGGCCATTGCCGATGGCAGCATGGAAGTGGATGGGCGGGAGATCTACACCGCCAAAGACCTGCGGGTCGGCATGTTCTCCTCCACCGATGATTTTTAG